In Sphingomonas sp. PAMC26645, one DNA window encodes the following:
- a CDS encoding M3 family metallopeptidase produces MSRSSLLRSAAILCCIASAASAQTPAKSSRVNPLTVPSTLPFQAPRFDQITDADYQPALEQGMAEQIAEMKAIANNPAAPTFANTIEAMERSGRTLDRASQAFFGVSQANTNDALDAVRSAEAPKLAQHSDAIYLDPKLFARVQALYAKKDSLGLDAEQKQVLEIYHSDFLHAGAQLNDADKAKLRLLNTQISSATTDFQQKLLAGTKAGALVVDDKAKLAGLSDAEIAAAAEGAKERGMPGKYVLSLQNTTQQPALASLSDRATRAALFEKSWNRSQRGDANDTRALIRTIAQLRAQKAQLLGYPNYAAYSLYDQMAKTPAAAKGFMTQLVPATAAEQRREAAELQKTINATGAAFPLAPSDWDFYSDKVRKAKYDLDQNELKPYFEISRVLTDGVFFAANQLYGVTFKERRDIPTYQPDIRVFTVYDKDGSELGLMYFDYWKRDNKAGGAWMSNFVGQSKLLKTKPVVYNVGNFTKPAPGQPALITFDDVTTMFHEFGHALHGLFANQTYPLVSGTNTARDWVEFPSQFNEHWALDPKVFANYAKDYRTGAVMPQALVTKIKNAAKFNQGYELGELVAAATLDQDWHSLPASAGPQDVDAFETKALNSMGLDTKDVPPRYRTSYFAHIWAGGYAAGYYAYLWTQMLDNDAYAWFMAHGGLTRANGQRFRDMILSKGHTEDYGPMFKAFYGKDPDIGPMLEDRGLTAAAK; encoded by the coding sequence ATGTCGCGTTCCAGCCTGCTTCGTTCCGCCGCCATCCTGTGCTGCATCGCCAGCGCCGCCTCTGCGCAAACCCCCGCCAAATCGTCACGCGTCAATCCGCTGACCGTCCCCAGCACGCTGCCGTTCCAGGCGCCGCGCTTCGACCAGATCACCGACGCCGATTACCAGCCCGCGCTCGAACAAGGCATGGCGGAACAGATCGCCGAGATGAAGGCGATCGCGAACAACCCCGCGGCCCCCACCTTCGCCAACACGATCGAGGCGATGGAGCGCTCAGGCCGCACGCTCGACCGCGCGAGCCAGGCGTTTTTCGGCGTGTCGCAGGCGAATACCAACGATGCGCTCGACGCGGTACGGTCCGCCGAGGCACCCAAGCTCGCGCAGCACAGCGACGCGATCTATCTCGATCCGAAGCTCTTCGCGCGCGTTCAGGCGCTCTACGCGAAGAAGGACTCGCTCGGTCTCGATGCCGAGCAGAAGCAGGTCCTCGAGATCTACCACAGTGACTTCCTCCACGCCGGCGCGCAGCTGAACGACGCAGACAAGGCCAAGCTGCGGTTGCTCAACACGCAGATCTCGTCCGCGACGACCGACTTCCAGCAGAAGCTGCTCGCGGGCACCAAGGCAGGCGCGCTGGTGGTCGACGACAAGGCCAAGCTCGCCGGGCTGAGCGATGCCGAGATCGCCGCCGCTGCGGAAGGCGCGAAGGAGCGCGGCATGCCCGGCAAATACGTGTTGTCGCTCCAGAACACGACGCAGCAACCGGCGCTCGCCTCGCTCTCCGATCGCGCAACCCGCGCGGCGCTGTTCGAGAAGAGCTGGAACCGGTCGCAGCGCGGCGATGCGAACGATACGCGCGCGCTGATCCGGACGATCGCGCAGTTGCGCGCGCAGAAGGCGCAACTGCTCGGCTATCCGAACTACGCCGCCTATTCGTTGTACGACCAGATGGCGAAGACCCCGGCGGCTGCGAAGGGCTTCATGACGCAGCTCGTCCCCGCGACCGCAGCCGAGCAGCGTCGCGAAGCGGCCGAGTTGCAGAAGACCATAAACGCGACCGGCGCCGCGTTCCCGCTCGCACCGTCCGACTGGGATTTCTATTCGGACAAGGTGCGCAAGGCCAAGTACGACCTCGACCAGAACGAGCTGAAGCCGTATTTCGAGATCAGCCGCGTACTGACCGACGGCGTGTTCTTCGCCGCGAACCAGCTCTACGGCGTCACGTTCAAGGAACGCCGCGACATCCCGACCTACCAGCCGGACATCCGCGTCTTCACCGTCTACGACAAGGACGGCTCCGAACTCGGCCTGATGTATTTCGATTACTGGAAGCGCGACAACAAGGCAGGCGGCGCCTGGATGTCGAACTTCGTCGGCCAGTCGAAGCTGCTCAAGACGAAGCCGGTCGTCTATAACGTCGGCAACTTCACCAAGCCCGCGCCGGGCCAGCCCGCACTGATCACGTTCGATGACGTCACGACGATGTTCCACGAGTTCGGCCATGCGCTTCACGGTCTGTTCGCGAACCAGACCTATCCGCTGGTGTCGGGCACCAACACCGCGCGCGACTGGGTCGAGTTCCCGTCGCAGTTCAACGAGCATTGGGCGCTCGATCCCAAGGTCTTCGCGAACTATGCCAAGGATTATCGCACCGGTGCGGTGATGCCGCAGGCGCTCGTCACCAAGATCAAGAACGCGGCGAAGTTCAACCAGGGCTATGAGCTCGGCGAGCTGGTCGCGGCGGCGACGCTGGATCAGGACTGGCATTCGCTGCCAGCCTCGGCCGGGCCGCAGGATGTCGACGCGTTCGAGACCAAGGCGCTGAACTCGATGGGGCTGGACACGAAGGACGTGCCGCCACGCTATCGCACCAGCTATTTCGCGCACATCTGGGCGGGTGGCTATGCGGCGGGATACTATGCGTATCTGTGGACTCAGATGCTCGATAACGACGCCTATGCGTGGTTCATGGCGCATGGCGGCCTCACGCGCGCGAACGGCCAGCGCTTCCGCGACATGATCCTGTCGAAGGGCCATACCGAGGATTACGGTCCAATGTTCAAGGCGTTCTACGGCAAGGACCCGGATATCGGCCCAATGCTGGAAGACCGCGGCCTGACGGCGGCCGCTAAGTAA
- the cobF gene encoding precorrin-6A synthase (deacetylating) — protein MIDLHLIGIGTGNPDHLTRAAIAAMNAADLILLPRKGDTKSDLIDLRRTICADVLTGATRVVEFDLPERNTYAPYLSAVDQWHDAIALGWRDEITQHLPKGGRLALLVWGDPSLYDSTLRIADRLCAAGLAITVTVEPGITSLQALTAAHAIPLNTIGAPVLITTGRRLRAGGWPAGVDTIAVMLDGDCAFQTMDSRGIEIWWGAYLGMAQQALIAGPLDDVADEIVQARAILRRRHGWIMDIYLLRRAALVNQLGLP, from the coding sequence ATGATCGACCTCCACCTCATCGGGATCGGCACCGGCAACCCCGATCACCTCACGCGCGCTGCGATCGCGGCGATGAACGCCGCCGACCTCATCCTCCTGCCGCGCAAGGGCGATACGAAGTCGGACCTGATCGACCTGCGCCGCACCATCTGCGCAGACGTCCTGACCGGTGCCACGCGCGTCGTCGAGTTCGACCTGCCCGAACGCAACACTTATGCGCCCTATCTAAGCGCGGTCGACCAATGGCACGACGCGATCGCGCTCGGCTGGCGGGACGAGATTACACAGCATTTGCCGAAGGGCGGCCGCTTGGCGTTGCTCGTATGGGGCGATCCCTCGCTCTACGACAGCACGCTCCGCATTGCAGACCGGCTATGCGCGGCAGGTCTGGCGATCACCGTGACGGTCGAACCCGGTATCACTAGTCTCCAAGCGTTGACAGCCGCGCATGCCATCCCGTTGAACACAATCGGCGCGCCGGTGCTCATCACGACGGGACGCAGGTTGAGGGCAGGGGGGTGGCCAGCGGGAGTCGATACGATCGCGGTCATGCTCGACGGCGACTGTGCGTTCCAGACGATGGATTCGCGCGGTATCGAAATCTGGTGGGGTGCCTATCTCGGCATGGCGCAGCAGGCGTTGATCGCCGGTCCGCTGGACGACGTGGCCGATGAGATAGTCCAGGCTCGAGCCATCCTTCGCAGGCGCCATGGCTGGATCATGGACATCTATCTTTTGCGTCGAGCCGCCTTGGTCAATCAGCTGGGGTTACCCTGA
- a CDS encoding DUF1488 family protein, whose amino-acid sequence MANTLEIDQASVVDNDIQKQIEFSGEFDGDEYEFAVKYAVLKELSGDEPEDDGIELFNRFNDDIVDACLAAIERKPNASTIIVDEDDLE is encoded by the coding sequence ATGGCAAATACCCTCGAAATCGATCAGGCGAGCGTCGTCGACAACGACATCCAGAAGCAGATCGAATTTTCCGGCGAGTTCGACGGCGACGAATACGAGTTCGCGGTCAAGTACGCGGTTCTGAAGGAGCTGAGCGGCGACGAGCCCGAGGACGACGGCATCGAGCTGTTCAATCGCTTCAACGACGATATCGTCGATGCGTGCCTCGCGGCCATCGAGCGCAAGCCGAATGCATCGACGATCATCGTCGACGAAGACGACCTCGAATAG